A single genomic interval of Porphyromonas sp. oral taxon 275 harbors:
- a CDS encoding type II toxin-antitoxin system RelE/ParE family toxin — translation MEIKFDNSRIEKLCSSYEKALKKLGKNNADKLFKRIAALEAAETLSDVINMPGKFHQLSGDRAGTWACSLDGGLRLIFKPEGDLPTNQVICVIIIETVDYHP, via the coding sequence ATGGAGATTAAATTTGACAATAGTCGTATAGAAAAGCTGTGTAGCTCTTATGAAAAAGCCTTGAAGAAATTAGGCAAAAACAATGCTGACAAGCTTTTTAAGCGAATAGCCGCACTTGAAGCAGCTGAGACTTTATCCGATGTTATAAATATGCCAGGAAAGTTTCATCAGCTATCAGGAGACAGAGCAGGTACATGGGCTTGCTCTTTAGACGGAGGTCTGCGTCTTATCTTTAAACCCGAGGGAGACCTCCCCACCAATCAAGTAATCTGCGTTATCATCATAGAAACAGTAGACTACCATCCATAA
- a CDS encoding phage holin family protein: MLYHFMHRLPMEGLVADSLLFALLHAMVLVAIFIDLAAGWHKAKRLGQARTSKALRRTVSKINSYYSCLLLLSMVDVALYLIDVWERFGVPELPYFAALGTVFILIIELRSVYENRSFNDPQAPDEDEAILSDKVKALGMTLRDVAAFAKEHRELLDEVLKGKEASDGK; this comes from the coding sequence ATGCTTTATCACTTTATGCACCGCCTGCCCATGGAGGGCTTAGTGGCGGACTCCCTACTCTTCGCCCTGCTGCACGCTATGGTGCTGGTGGCGATCTTCATCGACCTAGCCGCAGGCTGGCACAAGGCCAAGCGCCTCGGACAGGCGCGCACTTCCAAGGCGCTACGTCGCACCGTCAGCAAGATAAATAGCTATTACAGCTGTCTCCTCCTCCTATCCATGGTGGACGTGGCGCTCTACCTGATAGACGTCTGGGAGCGCTTCGGCGTGCCTGAGCTACCGTACTTCGCGGCTTTGGGCACGGTCTTCATCCTCATCATTGAGTTACGCAGTGTCTACGAGAATAGGAGCTTTAACGATCCCCAAGCCCCCGACGAAGACGAGGCGATCCTGAGCGATAAGGTCAAGGCGCTAGGCATGACGCTGCGCGACGTGGCAGCCTTTGCTAAGGAGCACAGAGAGCTGCTGGATGAAGTGCTCAAGGGAAAGGAGGCAAGCGATGGAAAGTAA
- a CDS encoding phage portal protein, with protein MDINDILSDNSISLSDKIALLKQKGIEIPTWAGRKGLEGEFNPKYHPVMDKSAYPDVVGKDGIERVTRVALDLQRLAVKRMTELCCGIPVRRVYSPTDDKQREVAKYLEAIFTRNRIDSLNIERLNMLFAGCEVLTLWYATEAPTSVYGFPSQLKFRSRNFSPMLGDSLYPLFDEYGDLIALSVAYTRKVGKTKVSFFDVYTDRLHVKYSDSGKGGWQEGEREETTIGKIPAVYMYRPTPIWESTSETVYEIEWALSRDGNYLRKNSKPLFVVMTDEVISYGDEKSGDKEFRSVLQFPSNAKAEYVTWAQAVENLKYFVDSLRSLFFTQLQLPDWSYEKMSQQALSGESRKQLFIDAQMKVLDESGRLLEFFDREVNVVKAFLKTTLTAPGYAEAIDALSVETKITPFAIADMQERVNVLITANGGAPIMSQREAIEELGYSDDVEKTIREISEQNQPSVYSPLEEQ; from the coding sequence ATGGACATCAACGACATCCTCTCCGACAACAGCATCTCCTTGTCTGACAAGATAGCCCTCCTCAAACAGAAGGGTATCGAAATCCCCACATGGGCAGGACGTAAAGGTCTCGAGGGCGAGTTCAACCCGAAGTACCACCCCGTGATGGACAAGAGCGCCTATCCCGACGTCGTCGGCAAGGACGGCATCGAGCGAGTCACGCGTGTAGCCCTCGACCTGCAGCGCCTTGCCGTCAAGCGTATGACCGAACTCTGCTGTGGCATCCCCGTTCGTCGGGTATACAGCCCCACAGACGACAAGCAGCGCGAGGTGGCTAAGTACCTCGAAGCCATCTTCACCCGTAACCGAATTGACTCGCTCAACATCGAGCGCCTCAACATGCTCTTCGCTGGCTGCGAGGTACTGACACTCTGGTACGCTACCGAAGCTCCCACGAGTGTCTACGGCTTCCCAAGCCAGCTGAAGTTCCGCTCACGCAATTTCTCCCCAATGCTGGGCGACTCGCTGTATCCCCTCTTTGATGAGTACGGAGACCTCATTGCTCTCTCTGTAGCCTACACCCGCAAGGTGGGCAAGACCAAGGTCTCCTTCTTTGACGTCTACACCGACCGCCTACACGTCAAGTACAGCGACTCGGGGAAAGGGGGCTGGCAGGAAGGCGAGCGTGAGGAGACCACCATCGGTAAGATACCCGCGGTCTATATGTACCGACCGACACCCATCTGGGAGAGCACCAGCGAGACGGTCTACGAGATAGAATGGGCGCTCAGTCGTGACGGCAACTACCTGCGCAAGAACTCAAAGCCCCTCTTCGTGGTGATGACCGACGAGGTGATCAGCTACGGCGACGAGAAGAGTGGTGATAAGGAGTTCCGCTCCGTACTCCAGTTCCCATCTAACGCCAAGGCAGAGTACGTCACCTGGGCACAGGCGGTCGAGAACCTTAAGTACTTCGTCGATAGCCTGCGCTCGCTCTTCTTCACCCAGCTTCAGCTCCCCGACTGGTCCTATGAGAAGATGAGCCAGCAGGCGCTATCGGGTGAGAGCCGTAAGCAGCTCTTTATCGACGCCCAGATGAAGGTCTTGGATGAGTCGGGGCGCCTCCTTGAGTTCTTCGACCGAGAGGTGAACGTCGTAAAAGCCTTCCTCAAGACCACGCTAACCGCTCCGGGCTACGCCGAAGCTATCGACGCCCTCTCCGTGGAGACGAAGATAACGCCCTTCGCTATCGCCGACATGCAGGAGCGAGTGAACGTACTCATCACCGCAAACGGTGGTGCGCCGATCATGTCGCAGCGTGAAGCTATCGAGGAGCTGGGCTATTCTGACGACGTGGAGAAGACTATACGAGAGATCAGCGAGCAGAACCAGCCCTCGGTCTACAGCCCACTAGAAGAGCAGTAG
- a CDS encoding toxin glutamine deamidase domain-containing protein: protein MPTPSRKDAKKPKRPEIYYEALHRLQLERYARLIDEAFDAAVREAVAIVVTLPKVTTSEEKPFTFADLPASKRRVSQMMDSLKQGIEGIIKGGIVAEWKLANNKNDDLVAQVFGDKAKRLPENLKKRYLSNNDDARAAFLQRKVAGLNLSEKVWRYAEQFKAEIEMGLDVGIRSGLDAGELARSLQGFLREPTQLFRRVRDQHGALQLSKRAAAYHPGQGVYRSSYKNARRLAVTETNIAYRTADYLRIQQLDFVVGIEIHLSGNHTHNGKPFLCMCDSLVGKYPKDFRFVGWHPHCRCYVTTILKTPEEIAQDIQRILNGEPIDSHSVNEVTDTPDGFKAWLKQNEENTARASHLPYFIKDNPRWTGIALKGKLSAPTAEERRAKTLERARARHEARRSFDRRLIQHQWEERQIVRRYADELPRSLDEKTRLAIARNSREIERALGVTKGRPMSIDEADRQSANPRYTPKYIRDENGRYKDRWGRKLSLNPEYNERKAKPYSINCATCTPAYLLRTRGLPVVAKGNTRGSLVEAVMKGGWMRLFTNTDGSPIEIQSTQKWAEGKNYKAMSPKRYKEFFEESCKEPGIYYLGISWRRRGAHATILQRTVDGRLLYVEPQADNSDKDRTSLLSLLQGGTTRLSPYDGVFRIDDKLFNLEYISIFAKETD, encoded by the coding sequence ATGCCCACACCAAGTAGAAAGGACGCCAAGAAGCCCAAACGTCCCGAGATCTACTACGAAGCCCTGCACCGCCTCCAGCTGGAGCGTTACGCACGCCTCATTGACGAAGCGTTCGATGCTGCGGTCCGTGAGGCGGTAGCTATCGTCGTCACCCTGCCAAAGGTCACGACAAGTGAGGAGAAGCCCTTCACCTTCGCCGACCTACCAGCCTCGAAGCGACGAGTCTCTCAAATGATGGATAGCCTCAAGCAAGGCATCGAGGGGATTATTAAGGGCGGTATCGTGGCGGAGTGGAAGCTTGCGAACAACAAGAACGACGACCTCGTGGCTCAGGTCTTCGGGGACAAAGCAAAGCGTCTCCCCGAAAACCTAAAGAAGCGCTATCTCTCGAACAATGACGACGCACGCGCCGCCTTCCTGCAGCGCAAGGTAGCAGGATTAAACCTCAGCGAGAAGGTTTGGAGGTACGCCGAGCAGTTCAAGGCAGAGATAGAAATGGGGCTGGACGTAGGTATCCGTAGCGGTCTCGACGCTGGAGAGCTTGCTCGAAGCCTGCAGGGGTTTCTCCGTGAGCCGACGCAGCTCTTCCGTCGTGTCCGTGACCAGCACGGCGCCCTCCAGCTCTCCAAGCGTGCCGCCGCCTATCACCCAGGGCAGGGCGTCTACCGCTCTAGCTATAAGAACGCCCGACGTCTTGCCGTCACCGAGACCAACATAGCCTACCGCACCGCTGACTACCTCCGCATCCAGCAGCTGGACTTCGTCGTTGGCATAGAGATTCACCTATCAGGCAATCATACCCACAACGGAAAGCCCTTCCTCTGCATGTGTGACTCCCTCGTGGGGAAGTACCCGAAGGACTTCCGATTTGTCGGATGGCATCCGCACTGCCGCTGCTACGTCACGACGATCCTTAAGACGCCAGAGGAGATAGCTCAGGATATCCAGCGCATCCTTAACGGAGAGCCGATCGATAGCCACAGCGTCAACGAGGTGACGGACACGCCCGACGGCTTCAAGGCGTGGCTCAAACAGAACGAGGAGAACACTGCCCGAGCCTCGCACCTGCCCTACTTCATCAAGGATAACCCCCGGTGGACGGGCATAGCCCTCAAGGGGAAGCTATCAGCGCCAACCGCCGAAGAGCGACGTGCCAAGACGCTCGAACGAGCCAGGGCACGCCATGAGGCACGACGCAGCTTTGACCGTAGGCTAATACAGCATCAATGGGAGGAGCGTCAGATTGTGCGGCGCTATGCCGATGAGCTTCCTAGGTCTCTAGATGAGAAGACTCGCCTAGCTATCGCGCGCAATAGCCGTGAAATAGAAAGAGCCCTCGGTGTCACCAAGGGCAGACCTATGAGTATTGATGAAGCAGACAGGCAGAGCGCCAACCCGAGATATACCCCCAAGTATATACGAGACGAGAATGGCAGATATAAAGATAGATGGGGGCGCAAGCTGAGCTTGAACCCTGAATACAATGAGCGTAAGGCTAAGCCCTACTCTATCAACTGCGCGACCTGTACGCCAGCGTACTTGCTCAGGACAAGAGGGCTCCCTGTTGTCGCAAAGGGTAATACTCGCGGCTCTCTTGTGGAGGCTGTGATGAAAGGGGGCTGGATGAGGCTCTTTACGAATACCGATGGCTCACCGATCGAAATTCAGTCTACGCAAAAATGGGCAGAGGGCAAGAACTACAAGGCTATGAGCCCCAAGAGGTACAAGGAGTTCTTCGAAGAGTCTTGCAAAGAGCCAGGCATATACTACCTCGGAATATCGTGGAGAAGAAGAGGCGCGCATGCCACAATACTCCAGCGCACAGTGGACGGTAGACTGCTATACGTCGAACCTCAAGCAGACAATAGCGATAAAGACAGAACGTCTCTACTATCCCTACTTCAAGGCGGAACGACAAGGCTCAGTCCCTACGATGGTGTCTTTCGGATAGATGATAAGCTGTTTAACCTCGAATACATCTCAATCTTCGCAAAGGAGACCGATTAA
- a CDS encoding BACON domain-containing protein, with protein MAILSWGKPRIQKCTSLTGVPDGNWVDLDIPRENTTKLTPQAGQETTANEEGGETIDIRAGKTTYTLEFDLFVKKGVARAFEDNDGLVPGEYSIRLIPEDESAEGFVIDRATVRIEESFAAVDGKILHVVVKALKPRGGKTIKPYTHNGLTVTASELYFPSTADTTGKEVTVTSTAVPTATASERWLTAEVSAKKVKVKVEANTTGKIREATVTISADGKSALVRVTQIPA; from the coding sequence ATGGCAATTCTTTCTTGGGGCAAGCCCCGAATCCAAAAGTGTACTTCCCTCACTGGTGTACCCGACGGCAACTGGGTAGACCTCGACATCCCCAGGGAAAACACAACCAAGCTCACTCCCCAGGCTGGGCAGGAGACCACCGCCAACGAAGAAGGTGGCGAAACTATCGACATCAGAGCCGGCAAGACAACCTACACCCTAGAGTTCGACCTGTTCGTCAAGAAGGGCGTTGCTCGCGCCTTTGAGGACAACGACGGACTTGTGCCGGGTGAGTATTCTATACGACTTATCCCAGAGGACGAGAGCGCAGAGGGCTTCGTCATCGATCGAGCGACTGTCCGTATCGAGGAAAGTTTCGCCGCTGTCGACGGCAAGATCCTCCACGTCGTCGTCAAGGCACTAAAGCCTCGTGGAGGCAAGACGATCAAGCCCTATACCCACAACGGGCTTACCGTCACCGCCTCTGAGCTCTACTTCCCCTCCACCGCTGACACCACGGGCAAGGAGGTCACTGTCACCTCGACGGCAGTCCCTACAGCTACCGCTAGCGAGCGCTGGCTGACGGCAGAGGTCTCCGCCAAGAAGGTCAAGGTTAAGGTCGAAGCCAACACCACAGGCAAGATCCGTGAAGCTACCGTGACTATCTCAGCCGATGGCAAGAGCGCCCTAGTGAGGGTCACCCAGATACCTGCCTAA
- a CDS encoding DUF4494 family protein, with protein sequence MNIYQAKVSLDSRETSSGKVTEYYLVEAFSLTDAEALLVKELTPRSSVGTKLVESADGAESRVENIPGRIEVTAISQKKAADFLHAPITPDTDVRYYSAVLGYEEEGKTKKETYLISASSFSEAYELLEDYTGAYRLLSIVETPVLDFLQHASPSQAEA encoded by the coding sequence ATGAATATCTACCAAGCCAAGGTCTCGCTAGATAGCCGAGAGACCTCCTCGGGCAAAGTCACCGAGTACTACCTAGTCGAAGCCTTCAGCCTAACCGACGCTGAAGCCCTCCTTGTCAAGGAACTCACCCCTCGCTCATCCGTGGGAACTAAGCTCGTGGAGAGCGCCGACGGAGCGGAGAGCCGTGTGGAGAATATTCCAGGGCGCATCGAGGTCACTGCCATAAGTCAGAAGAAGGCGGCAGACTTCCTTCATGCCCCCATCACTCCCGATACCGATGTCCGCTACTACAGCGCAGTCCTTGGGTACGAGGAGGAAGGCAAGACGAAGAAGGAGACCTACCTCATCAGCGCCTCCAGCTTCAGCGAAGCGTACGAGCTGCTGGAGGATTATACAGGTGCGTATCGCCTGCTCTCCATCGTCGAGACGCCCGTCCTTGACTTCCTCCAGCACGCGAGCCCCTCACAAGCTGAGGCGTAG
- a CDS encoding ImmA/IrrE family metallo-endopeptidase, with product MATTYKNPIAFHPGEYLREWLEENNMTSKELALRLGGKPEKTISNILTGKSAITPEMAEALSCVTSVPSRMWNNLQAKYNGCLASQTIGDAHEAQWDTWGARFPYKEMVKRGWIPDLSSLGKGEKVRQLLAFLGISHSSSFGMIYGDLLPQFRLTKGASHDPYATAVWLRQGQILAKQRTLIGQFDREQVQQSIPRLKEVLMDANQSQGRLEELASELGIALIILPQLPKASISGVAMWVGGTPTIVLSGKGKRHDMFVFNFFHELGHILLHRGRSQQARIFVDDASECEGESKEELEANAFASDHLIPASEIAQCALTKAGISQLARRHKVHPCVVLGRLVREKRISWKLCNSKYKDLNAQTILPSQA from the coding sequence ATGGCAACGACATACAAAAATCCAATAGCATTTCATCCAGGGGAGTACCTTAGAGAGTGGCTGGAGGAGAACAACATGACAAGCAAAGAGCTTGCTCTCCGACTTGGTGGAAAGCCAGAGAAGACTATTAGCAATATCCTCACGGGGAAGAGTGCTATCACCCCGGAGATGGCGGAGGCTCTTTCCTGCGTAACGAGTGTGCCTAGCCGTATGTGGAACAACCTTCAGGCAAAGTATAATGGCTGCTTGGCCTCACAGACTATCGGTGATGCCCATGAAGCGCAATGGGATACCTGGGGTGCCCGCTTCCCTTATAAGGAGATGGTAAAACGCGGCTGGATACCAGATCTAAGCTCCCTTGGAAAGGGGGAAAAGGTTCGCCAGCTTCTAGCCTTCCTTGGGATCTCTCATAGCTCATCCTTTGGGATGATTTACGGAGATCTACTACCCCAGTTCAGGCTGACCAAGGGAGCCAGTCACGACCCCTATGCAACCGCTGTATGGCTGCGACAAGGGCAGATACTCGCCAAGCAACGTACCTTGATCGGGCAATTTGATAGAGAGCAGGTGCAGCAGTCAATTCCTCGACTTAAGGAGGTGCTTATGGACGCGAATCAAAGCCAAGGAAGGCTAGAGGAACTAGCTTCTGAGCTGGGGATTGCGTTGATCATACTCCCGCAGCTCCCAAAGGCTTCCATAAGTGGTGTTGCAATGTGGGTGGGTGGCACTCCTACTATTGTACTGTCGGGGAAGGGGAAGAGGCACGATATGTTCGTCTTCAACTTCTTCCACGAGCTGGGGCATATCCTGCTTCATCGAGGACGAAGCCAGCAGGCGCGCATCTTTGTTGATGATGCTAGTGAATGTGAAGGCGAAAGCAAAGAAGAGCTAGAAGCCAATGCCTTCGCCTCCGATCATCTAATTCCAGCATCGGAAATAGCACAGTGCGCTCTGACCAAGGCTGGAATATCTCAGCTTGCCCGAAGGCACAAAGTCCATCCTTGCGTTGTGCTGGGGCGTCTCGTGAGAGAGAAGCGGATTTCGTGGAAACTGTGCAACTCGAAGTATAAAGATCTTAATGCACAGACGATACTCCCGTCCCAAGCCTGA
- a CDS encoding major capsid protein, whose translation MITGTLIEGLDSQMVQARVNTADAKPFLFGTYFPVRRVNGFNWRMLQNQMAKKNVAADLHTDNGSIVRKSRPNFEIARGDIPLIAISREMTRSEIKEYQMALAMAGDADATALVQYWGEDVDFCFNGVQSQLDYIAWALLSNAGRLAFTTQNNATFANQFDLDYDVYDFQKQKTSADWGNASSADIIGDLAKLVKTAKTEHGLNPKFIFMNMEELYKVCSSEQIIKACSSYIANAVGAAQTPDLAAVNQMLAKQAWLNGLQIRVIDQTITRESLSGDFSSGNPFASSRIVLSETERLGTTQYGILQESAQEGVIRVERAHTVIKKYSTVEPLSEVTIGQADAIPVLDTAYRNLYVRTDGQAWG comes from the coding sequence ATGATTACAGGAACACTCATCGAGGGGCTCGACTCCCAGATGGTGCAGGCACGAGTCAATACTGCCGATGCTAAGCCCTTCCTCTTCGGGACTTACTTCCCCGTCCGTCGAGTCAATGGCTTCAACTGGCGTATGCTTCAGAACCAGATGGCGAAGAAGAACGTCGCCGCCGACCTGCACACCGACAATGGTTCTATCGTGCGCAAGTCTCGCCCCAACTTTGAGATTGCACGAGGCGACATCCCTCTGATTGCCATCAGTCGAGAGATGACGCGCTCCGAGATCAAGGAATACCAGATGGCGCTGGCCATGGCTGGGGACGCTGACGCTACTGCCCTGGTCCAGTACTGGGGCGAAGACGTGGACTTCTGCTTCAACGGCGTGCAGTCACAGCTCGACTACATCGCCTGGGCGCTCCTCTCCAATGCTGGACGCCTCGCCTTCACGACGCAGAACAACGCCACCTTCGCTAACCAGTTCGACCTTGACTACGACGTCTACGACTTCCAGAAGCAGAAGACCTCGGCCGATTGGGGCAACGCCTCCTCGGCCGACATCATCGGCGACCTAGCTAAGCTGGTGAAGACCGCCAAGACCGAACACGGACTCAATCCCAAGTTCATCTTCATGAATATGGAGGAGTTGTATAAGGTGTGCTCCTCGGAGCAAATCATCAAGGCTTGCTCCTCCTACATCGCCAACGCTGTAGGTGCTGCACAGACGCCTGACCTTGCAGCAGTGAACCAGATGCTCGCTAAGCAGGCGTGGCTCAATGGCCTTCAAATCCGCGTCATCGACCAGACGATTACGCGTGAGTCCCTCTCGGGGGACTTCTCCTCGGGCAACCCCTTCGCCAGCTCGCGCATTGTCCTCTCCGAGACCGAACGCCTCGGCACGACGCAGTACGGCATCCTTCAGGAAAGTGCTCAGGAGGGCGTCATCCGTGTAGAGCGAGCACACACCGTCATCAAGAAGTACAGCACTGTAGAGCCCCTTTCGGAGGTGACTATCGGGCAGGCAGACGCTATCCCTGTCCTCGATACCGCCTACCGTAACCTCTACGTCCGCACCGACGGTCAGGCTTGGGGGTAA